In the Pseudanabaena sp. PCC 7367 genome, one interval contains:
- a CDS encoding LapA family protein, translating to MRQLNFIVIFAVALILVLFALENTDPVSIQIVPGKSVSAPLAVELIIAMGIGAVIAWFFSVWSNMQKVIEMQPANEKIQNMEQELTEMSMIISDQKQLGAAIDVEVEEKEKLT from the coding sequence ATGCGCCAGTTAAACTTTATTGTAATTTTTGCGGTAGCCCTGATTTTGGTGCTATTTGCCCTCGAAAACACCGATCCGGTCAGTATTCAAATCGTGCCCGGTAAAAGCGTAAGTGCGCCGCTAGCAGTGGAATTAATCATTGCTATGGGGATTGGCGCGGTGATCGCCTGGTTCTTTAGCGTTTGGTCAAATATGCAAAAGGTAATTGAAATGCAGCCAGCCAACGAAAAGATCCAGAACATGGAGCAGGAGCTAACCGAAATGAGCATGATCATAAGTGATCAAAAGCAACTTGGGGCTGCCATTGATGTTGAAGTAGAAGAGAAAGAGAAACTTACCTAG